A region from the Strix uralensis isolate ZFMK-TIS-50842 chromosome 24, bStrUra1, whole genome shotgun sequence genome encodes:
- the ARL8A gene encoding ADP-ribosylation factor-like protein 8A isoform X1 gives MLALFNKLLDWFRALFWKEEMELTLVGLQYSGKTTFVNVIASGQFNEDMIPTVGFNMRKITKGNVTIKLWDIGGQPRFRSMWERYCRGVSAIVYMVDAADQEKIEASKNELHNLLDKPQLQGIPVLVLGNKRDLPGALDEKELIEKMNLSAIQDREICCYSISCKEKDNIDITLQWLIQHSKSRRS, from the exons ATGCTGGCGCTCTTCAACAAGCTGCTGGACTGGTTCCGGGCGCTGTTCTGGAAGGAGGAGATGGAGCTGACGCTGGTGGGGCTGCAGTACTCGGGCAAGACCACCTTCGTCAACGTGATCGCG TCAGGACAGTTCAATGAAGACATGATCCCGACAGTGGGCTTCAACATGAGGAAGATCACCAAGGGGAACGTTACCATAAAG CTCTGGGACATCGGTGGCCAGCCACGGTTTCGCAGCATGTGGGAGCGGTACTGCCGTGGAGTGAGTGCCATCGT GTACATGGTGGATGCTGCTGACCAGGAGAAGATAGAGGCCTCCAAGAATGAACTGCACAATCTGCTCGACAAGCCGCAGCTCCAGGGCATCCCG gtTCTAGTCCTGGGGAACAAGCGAGACCTGCCTGGTGCCTTGGATGAGAAGGAGCTCATTGAGAAAAT GAACCTCTCCGCCATCCAGGACCGAGAGATTTGTTGCTACTCCATCTCCTGCAAAGAAAAGGACAACATCG ACATCACCCTACAGTGGCTTATCCAGCACTCAAAGTCTAGGAGAAGCTGA
- the ARL8A gene encoding ADP-ribosylation factor-like protein 8A isoform X2 produces MLALFNKLLDWFRALFWKEEMELTLVGLQYSGKTTFVNVIASGQFNEDMIPTVGFNMRKITKGNVTIKLWDIGGQPRFRSMWERYCRGVSAIVYMVDAADQEKIEASKNELHNLLDKPQLQGIPIPNVRCQLNEAPDITRCICSPSECSFLGTSLQI; encoded by the exons ATGCTGGCGCTCTTCAACAAGCTGCTGGACTGGTTCCGGGCGCTGTTCTGGAAGGAGGAGATGGAGCTGACGCTGGTGGGGCTGCAGTACTCGGGCAAGACCACCTTCGTCAACGTGATCGCG TCAGGACAGTTCAATGAAGACATGATCCCGACAGTGGGCTTCAACATGAGGAAGATCACCAAGGGGAACGTTACCATAAAG CTCTGGGACATCGGTGGCCAGCCACGGTTTCGCAGCATGTGGGAGCGGTACTGCCGTGGAGTGAGTGCCATCGT GTACATGGTGGATGCTGCTGACCAGGAGAAGATAGAGGCCTCCAAGAATGAACTGCACAATCTGCTCGACAAGCCGCAGCTCCAGGGCATCCCG ATCCCAAACGTTCGCTGCCAACTAAATGAAGCTCCCGACATAACACGCTGCATTTGCAGCCCTTCTGAGTGTTCTTTTTTGGGAACAAGTCTCCAAATTTAA